The following proteins are encoded in a genomic region of Halalkalicoccus subterraneus:
- a CDS encoding cold-shock protein: protein MAKGEVDFFNDTGGYGFISTDDADDDVFFHM, encoded by the coding sequence ATGGCGAAAGGCGAAGTTGATTTCTTCAACGACACTGGCGGCTACGGTTTCATCTCGACGGACGACGCGGACGACGACGTGTTCTTCCACATGGA